GGACAGGCTGATCCCCGACTTGGTGAGGGCCGTCGGGGCTGGAGCCTCGCTGGAAGTCCGCAATCCCCTGGCCCGCCGGCCCTGGCAGCACGTGCTGGACTGCCTCGGCGGGTATCTGTGCCTCGGGGCGAAGTTGCTCGATGAGCGGAAGGATTTCGCGCAGGCCTGGAATTTCGGCCCCGACGCGGCGAAGGCCGTGACCGTCGGCGAACTGCTGGACCGCATCGCCTCCATCTGGCCCGCCGTGCGCTGGCACGTGGCGGAAAGCCCCGAACTCCGTGAGGCGCAGGCTCTGTCGATCGATTCGGCGAAAGCCCGCGCCCTGCTCAAGTGGGAGCCTGTCTGGAGCCTGGAGACCGCGCTGGCCCGCACCGGGCAATGGTACAAGGCCTTCATGGAGGATAATCGGGTGGAGAGCCACGCGCAGCTCGATGCCTATCTCGCCGACGCGGGCGGCAGGTGATGACGATCATTCCGACCCCTGTCGACGGGCTGTTCGAAGTCTCGCATACCCGCTTCACCGACAGCCGGGGGCTGTTCGAGCGCCTGTTCTGCATCGAGGCTCTGGTCTCAATCCTGAAGGGACGGCACATCGTCGCGGTCAACCACTCCAAGACCGCATCCATCGGGGCGCTGCGGGGCCTTCACTATCAGATGCCTCCCCATGCGGAGATGAAGCTCGTCTGCTGCCTGCGCGGGAGCGTGCATGACGTGGCCGTGGACATCCGCCAGGGGTCTTCGACCTTCCTTCGCCACCACACGACAATTCTCACCGGGGACAACGCGCGCATGGTCGTCATTCCCGAGGGGTTCGCCCACGGCTTCCAGGTGCTGGAGCCCGACAGCGAGCTTCTGTACCTGCACACCGCGCCGTATGCCCCGGCATCGGAACGGGGCCTGGCCTGGAACGACCCGCGCCTTGCCATCGAATGGCCCGGCCCCGTGACGGATATCTCCCAGCGCGATGGCGGCCATGCCTTCATCAACGACAGTTTTCAGGGGGTTCCCGCATGAACTGCCGCCACTGCGGTACTCCCCTGACGGATACCGTTCTCGATCTGGGCTGCGCCCCCCCGTCCAACTCCTACCTGAACAAGGCTGACCTGAACTCGCCCGAGACGCACTACCCTCTGCGCCTCTTCGCTTGCAGCCGCTGCTTCCTGGTGCAGACGGAGGATTTCACCCGGGCGGACATGCTCTTCCACCCAGACTACGCCTATTTTTCATCCGTTTCCTCCACGTGGTGCGCGCACGCGGCCCGCTACGCCGCCATGATCCGGCGCAAGCTCCGGCTCGGGCCCGGGAGCTTCGTCCTCGAGGTGGCCTCCAACGACGGCTATCTGCTCCGCAACTTCGTCGAGATGGGGATACCCTGCCTGGGCATCGAACCCACGGACCGCACCGCCGAGGCTGCGGAGCGCCTCGGCATCCCCGTCATCCGCGAGTTCTTCGGGCTCGGCCTGTCTAACAGGCTCACCGATGAGGGCCGGCAGGCCGACCTGCTCGTTGGCAACAACGTCTTCGCACACGTTCCGGACATCAACGATTTCACCGCGGGAATCAGGGAGGCCCTCAAGCCCGACGGGGTGGTCACGCTGGAGTTCCCGCACCTTTTGAAGCTTCTGCGCCTGGGGCAGTTCGATACTGTCTACCACGAGCACTACTCGTACCTCTCGCTGCGGACGGTTTGCGCCATATTTGAATCGGAGGGTCTCCGCGCCTGGCACGTGGAGCAGCTGCCCACGCACGGCGGAAGCTTGCGGGTCTACGGCTGTCGCCGCGACTCCTCACGTGCCAGGAACGCCTCCGTGTCCCGCGTGCTGGAAACGGAGCGCCGCTTCGGGCTGGACAGGATGGAGACCTACGGAGGCCTGCAGGCCAAGGCCGACCGGATCAAGGACGACCTTCTAGCCGCCCTGATCCGGCTGAAACGCCGAGGTCTGCGCCTGGCCGCTTACGGGGCGGCGGCCAAGGGCAATACGTTGCTCAACTATGCGGGGATCCGGGCCGACCTTGTACCCTACGTCTGCGACGCCGCGCCCTCCAAACAGAACCGTTTCCTGCCCGGTTCGCGCCTGCCGATCCTGCCTGTGGAAACCCTGCGGGAGGACAAGCCCGACGTCATCCTGGTTTTGCCCTGGAACATCGTCTCTGAAATCGTGGAGCATCACGGCTACGTCCGGCAGTGGGGAGGGCGTTTCCTCACGGCCGTGCCCAGCCTGAAATTCCGTTAGCGAAGCGCCATGACCATGCAGCCCAAGATACACTACACAAAGCCCTCCATCACGGAGCTCGAAATCCGGTACGCCACGGACGCGGCCGCCAACGGATGGGGGGAGCTCTGCTACGCCTACATCTCCCGTTTCGAATCCGAATTCGCCAGCTACCTGGGCGTTCCCCACGCCATAGCCACCTCCAGCTGCACCGGCGCGCTGCACATGGGGCTTGCCGCCCTGGGCATCGGCCCCGGTGACGAGGTCCTGCTTGCCGACACCAATTGGATAGCCACGGCGGCGCCCATTACCTACCTCGGGGCCACCCCGGTGTTCGCGGATGTGCTCCCGGATTCCTGGTGCCTCGACCCGGCCCGGGCGGAGCAGGCCATCACGCCCCGCACCAAGGCCATCATCGCGACGCACATCTACGGCAATCTGTGCGACATGGACGCCCTGCTCTCCATCGGCGCATCGCGCGGGATACCCGTGATCGAGGACTCCGCCGAAGCCATCGGCTCCATCTACCGGGGCAGCCGGGCAGGCTCCATGGGGCGCTTCGGCGCGTTCTCCTTCCATGGGACCAAAACCATGACCACCGGCGAAGGCGGCATGTTCGTCACCAGCGACCCCCTCCTCCACGAGCATGTTTTGACTCTCAGCAACCATGGCCGCAGCAGGACCCAGACGAAACAGTTCTGGCCCGACATGGTTGGTTTCAAATACAAGATGTCCAACGTGCAGGCAGCCATCGGCTGCGCCCAGTTGGAGCGCATCGAGGAACTCACCTTGCGCAAAAGGGAGATCTTCGCGAAGTACCGCCGGGCACTGGGCTCCCTGCCCGGGGTAAGCATGAACCCGGAACCTGACGGCACCCGCAACGGTTATTGGATGCCCACCGTGGTCTTCGCCCCGGAAACAGGCCTGACGAGGGATCGGCTGACAGCCCTGTTCAAGGAGCAAAACATAGATGCCCGGGTGTTCTTCTCCCCGCTGAGCGCGCTCGGCCTGTTCGCGGCGCAGCCGGAGAACACCGTGGCCGGCGATCTGGCGGGGAGAGCCATCAACCTGCCCAGCTACCACGACATGACCGACGAAGACATCGAGCGCGTCGCGACGACCATCCGCGGCGCCATGGGCCTCTAGCACCCCCTCCCGCAGCCGCTCCGCGCCACGCCTCAGCTACGTCTCAAGGCGCACTTCAGCCCCCCCGAACCGCCGCCGCCAGCTCCAGGTAGAACCGGCGGTGCTCCGGCGTGAGCGGCAGCTGCTCGTCCAGGGCCAGGATGGCGTAGGCGTTGGCCATGCGCGCCCGCACGGCCGCGATGTCGCGCAGCCTGCGCGCGGGCGCTCCCTGCGCGGCCAGCCGCGCGGCCCAGGCCAGGATGGTTTTGGCCCGGGCTTCCACCGTATGCCTGCGCAGCGCCTTCTCCCTGCCCGAACGCGCGATCTCCTCCAGCTTGTCCCCGGCAAGGGCGGCCAGGGCGATCCCGGCGGCGGCGGGCGCGTCTCCGCGCGGATAGACCAGCAGATCCTCCCCAGGCGTGAACAACTCCCCCAGGCCGTTGCCGATGTCCTCGGTGAGCACGGCGACCCCGCAGCACATGGCTTCGAACACCCGGAAATTGAGCTCCCCTGCGGCTGACTGGTTCAGCGCCAGCCTGCTGCGCGTGAACACCGGAGCGTAGTCCCCGCAGACCCGGGTCAGCGGGGCCAGGCGCTCGAAGGCGTCCAGAAAGGGTTTGCGCGCCGGGTTGGCCCCGGGGTCGGGCGTGCCCACGAAGGCCACGGGGATGTCCCGCCCGCCAGGCTCCAGGCCCGGCGGCACGCCCCGAAGCACGAAGGGATCGCAGAACAGCGGCAGCCACACGGCCGGGCGGGGGTGCTCGGCCTCGAACATGGGCAGGTAGTCCTTCTGGGCCACGAACACGGCGTCGAATCCGGCCGAATAGGACTGGTGCCAGGGGTTGAGATACTGGTCGATGGAGTAGGCCAGGGTGGGCCAGGGCAGGGTCTCCAGCCCGGCCACCAGGGGCGGCTTGCAGGTGTCGGCCCAGAGTACGGCGTCGGGGGCGAAGCCCCGGGCGTTCAGGATGTCGTGCAGATCCTTGAGGGAGAGGACGCGGTCCACGGGCACGTCCATGAGGCAGGACGGGCCGATGCCCAGGACCTCATGCCCCAGTTCGCGGAAGGCCCGCAGGAAGAAGTGTCCGTCGATGCACAGAATCCGCATGGCCAAGGTGTAGCCAAGCGGGGCCGGGCAGGCAACCGGGAAGCGGCGCAAAACCGGCGCTGGCAAGGCCCGGAGCGCCGGATTCAGCGCACCCTGGAGAGGTGCTTGCGTGATTGCGAACCGGGCCGCCTCGTCAAACCGAAGGGAGTGTCGCCCAGCCGAGGCCATTTCGGGGCGGCAGTGCGGAGGTCACGCCCAGACGCCGCACCCGGCCAGAATTTTGTCCACGCTCCGCCCGGCCTCAGCCTCCAGGGCCGCCAGCACGCGCCTGGCGTTGTTCAGCCGCCGGGTGATGGCCGCGGTTGCGGCCTCGTCCCCGGCGTGGAGGTCCAGCTTTTCCTGGAAGCGGGCCTCCAGGGGGATCAGGCTCGCGCCGCGCACGAACTTGTCCGCCAGGTAGACCACCTCCCGCTCGCCCAGCAGTTCGCCCTCCGGCAGCGAGACATCGCGGTGCGCGGCCACGATAGCCGCCGTGTCGCTGAAGCCGTAGCCCCGCAACAGGACGCCCCCCTCCCTCTCGTGGTCGGGTTTGCCCTTGGCCACGTCGTGCAGCAGGCCGGCGGTGCGCACCGACTCCAGGTCCAGGGCGCGCCCGGCGGCATTGAGGGCCTTGGCGAAGCAGAGGGCCACCTTGGCCACGGCCTCCCCGTGGGCCCTGCCGCGCTCGTTCATGTCCAGGATGTCCAGCAGGGCCCGGGTCTCCTCCGGGGTGGCTATGCCCGAGCGCCGCAGCCTGATCTGGGCGGCCCGGTAGTCTTCCCCGGTGTCCATGTCGGTCAGTATGTTGCTGTCCGGCACGGGCACGTCCACCCCGGGGAGCCCGTTCAGGAGGGCTCGCAGCCCGCCGCCCTTTTGCCAGTTCAGGATGCGCTGGGCGTGGCCCATGGAGATCAGCGGCGGATGCCCGCGCTTGCCGTTGAAGGAGGGCAGAAGCACCCCTGGGCCGTCGGAACGCCAGCGGGAGAGCAGCGTCTTCACCGTGGAGACGCGCACCAGGGGGATGTCCACCGGGAGCAGGAAGAAGGCCTCGGTATCCTCAGGGAGGGCGGCCACGCCGGCCTGTACGGAGCTGAACATGCCCCGGTCCGGATACGGGTTGCGCACGCCCTCGATGCCGAAGCGGGTGGCCTCGGCCAGCACGTCGTCCGCGCGGTGCCCCGCGACCACCATGATGCGCTCGACCCCGGCGTGGAAGAAAAGGCCCGCGCAACGGCGCAGCACGCTCACGCCGCCCAGGGGCAGCAGCGGCTTGAAGCCGTCCATGCGGGTGGAGAATCCGGCGGCCAGGACGAGCGCGGCCACGCGGCCGGGCCTGCCCCCTCCCGCCGGTGCGGGGTCATTTGCGATTGTGTGGTCCATGCCCGCGTCCTCCTAGCGAATGGCGGCGTCAAGCTCAAGATGCCACCTTGCCGCAAGAAGTGCGGATATTCCAGTACGAATCCGGCGAGATGGGAACAAAAATAGACCAGCCCGCCTGCCCGCCCCGGATCAAGCCCCAGGGAGGAACACGGGCAGGCGCTCCGCCCGGCCCAGCAAGGCCGGGCGGAGCGCGCGCCGCGCCCAAGGCGGGAGGTTTCGCCGGGGGCGCGGCGCGCCTCGCACAACTGCCGCCGCCACGGCTGCTGTCCGTGGAAACTATCTCCCGGCAGTCACACATCCTGGCCGATGGCGGCCTCAGGGCCGGGCAGGGTCAGCAACAGCGCCCGCGCGGCCCGGGGACGAGCCTCAGCGGGATTCGCACATGGCTTCCACCAAGGCGGTGCGCATGTCCTTGTCCTGGGGCACGCCGTTGAGCTCCAGAGCGTTCATGTTCCAGCTGCGGTTGTGGGAATTGATGGTGAACTGCAGCAGGGCGTTCACCGTCTTGCCGGCGTAGTCCATCCTGCCGCGCACATTGACCACCACTTCGCCATCAGCCGTCTCGCCGGATTCCCAGCGGGGATTTTGCAGGAAATTGTCCACGATGTGGCCCATGTAATACTTCTTGCACTTGTTGAAGCTCTGCTGCCGCAGCCATTCGACCACCTCGGAGTAGGCGAAGCACGCCGAGGACGAGAACACGAGGCAAAGGGTGAGGAACAGGGACCTGAAGAACATGAAGCCGTCTCCTTCCGGGCTTCGCCCGCCTGCGGGCCCGAAGCGTTACAGAGTTGAGGCGCGCCACTTGGGCGAACTTGCAGGTTGAACTCCTTGGCGATGGTCATGATGGCCTTCTCCAGCTTCATATGCAGCGCCTTGGGTTCCTCCCCGGTAGATCCGCCGGGTCCCGGCGCGCGCGGCATGCCCTGCCGCTCCCGGAACGCCTGGGCTCGGGGACTCTATGCCTCCAATCGGGGGGGAAGTATGTGGGGGGAATCACTCAACCGCGTAGGGGGATTCCCCTGCACGGCGGCGCGGAACGCCGGTCAACGCGGCGCGATGCACCCGGGGGGACGTGTCATTTCATCCGTTGGATGGCGTGCTTCTTCAGGGCCTTCATGCCGCTGAGCCCCAGCTTGTCCATGATGCGCGCGCAGTAGGACTCCACGGTGCGGGCGCTGATGGAGAGCGCGGCAGCGATGTCCGCGGCGGATTCGCCCCTGCCCAGCAGGCCGAGGATCTGACCCTCCCGCTCGGAGAGCGCCCCCGCGTCCTGCCCGGCCCCGCCGGGGGCGCCCCGCTCCACCAGGCTCCTGCCCGCGCGGGGGCTCACGTAACGCCCGCCGGCCGCCACTTCGGCCAGGGCGTCCAGCAGCACGGAGGACACCTCGCGTTTGGTCACGTAGCCGCCCGCCCCCGCCGCGAAGGCCCGCTCGATGGTCTCCGCGTCCTCGTGCATGGAATAGATCAGGGCGGGGATGCCGCGTCGCCGCAGCTCCTCCAGCAGGGCCAGCCCGCTCTCCTCGCCCAGGGAGAGGTCCACCAGGGCGATCTGCGCCCCGGACGCCCCGACGCGCTCCAGAAACTCGGCCTTCCCGCCGGCCTCGCCGCAGACCGTGTGCCGCTCCTGCCCCAGCAGCAGGGCCAGGCCCTGGCGAACGGCAGGGTGATCGTCCACCAGGAAGACACGCATGCCCGGTGTCATTTCCACGTCAGCGCTCCTTCTTGAACGTGTTCCGGGGGGCCGTCAGCCCTCCGCTCCTGCCGGCCTGCAAGGCGCCGTGCAGCGGACCAGGGTGCCCCCGCCCGGGGCGTCCTCCACGGTAAGCTCCGCCCCGATGATCCGGGCCCTGTGGGCCATGATGCCCATGCCCAGCCCCCCGGAGCCGCGCGCGGCCGCACTCCTGCCGATGCCGTCGTCGCGCACGGTCAGGGTCACGCTGCCGCCCTCCCGGCAGGCGAACTCCACCTGGATGCGGCCCGGGCTGGCGTGCTTCACGGCGTTGGCCATGGCCTCCTGCCCGATGCGGTAGAGCTGGGTGACCAGCCCGTTGCGGCACCCCCCGCCGCAGCCCCGCCGCTGGCTGAACTCGATGGCGATGCCGCTCGCGGCGGCGGTGCGGCGCACCAGTTCCTCCAGGGAGGGGCCGTTGCCCCCGGGGCCGTGCTCCACGGGCCACAGCCCGCAGGAAAGATCGTAGGCCTGGTTCACGGATTCCTCAAGCAGTCCGGCCAGCTG
The Fundidesulfovibrio soli DNA segment above includes these coding regions:
- a CDS encoding dTDP-4-dehydrorhamnose 3,5-epimerase family protein, giving the protein MTIIPTPVDGLFEVSHTRFTDSRGLFERLFCIEALVSILKGRHIVAVNHSKTASIGALRGLHYQMPPHAEMKLVCCLRGSVHDVAVDIRQGSSTFLRHHTTILTGDNARMVVIPEGFAHGFQVLEPDSELLYLHTAPYAPASERGLAWNDPRLAIEWPGPVTDISQRDGGHAFINDSFQGVPA
- a CDS encoding class I SAM-dependent methyltransferase gives rise to the protein MNCRHCGTPLTDTVLDLGCAPPSNSYLNKADLNSPETHYPLRLFACSRCFLVQTEDFTRADMLFHPDYAYFSSVSSTWCAHAARYAAMIRRKLRLGPGSFVLEVASNDGYLLRNFVEMGIPCLGIEPTDRTAEAAERLGIPVIREFFGLGLSNRLTDEGRQADLLVGNNVFAHVPDINDFTAGIREALKPDGVVTLEFPHLLKLLRLGQFDTVYHEHYSYLSLRTVCAIFESEGLRAWHVEQLPTHGGSLRVYGCRRDSSRARNASVSRVLETERRFGLDRMETYGGLQAKADRIKDDLLAALIRLKRRGLRLAAYGAAAKGNTLLNYAGIRADLVPYVCDAAPSKQNRFLPGSRLPILPVETLREDKPDVILVLPWNIVSEIVEHHGYVRQWGGRFLTAVPSLKFR
- a CDS encoding DegT/DnrJ/EryC1/StrS family aminotransferase, giving the protein MTMQPKIHYTKPSITELEIRYATDAAANGWGELCYAYISRFESEFASYLGVPHAIATSSCTGALHMGLAALGIGPGDEVLLADTNWIATAAPITYLGATPVFADVLPDSWCLDPARAEQAITPRTKAIIATHIYGNLCDMDALLSIGASRGIPVIEDSAEAIGSIYRGSRAGSMGRFGAFSFHGTKTMTTGEGGMFVTSDPLLHEHVLTLSNHGRSRTQTKQFWPDMVGFKYKMSNVQAAIGCAQLERIEELTLRKREIFAKYRRALGSLPGVSMNPEPDGTRNGYWMPTVVFAPETGLTRDRLTALFKEQNIDARVFFSPLSALGLFAAQPENTVAGDLAGRAINLPSYHDMTDEDIERVATTIRGAMGL
- a CDS encoding glycosyltransferase family protein, giving the protein MPAPVLRRFPVACPAPLGYTLAMRILCIDGHFFLRAFRELGHEVLGIGPSCLMDVPVDRVLSLKDLHDILNARGFAPDAVLWADTCKPPLVAGLETLPWPTLAYSIDQYLNPWHQSYSAGFDAVFVAQKDYLPMFEAEHPRPAVWLPLFCDPFVLRGVPPGLEPGGRDIPVAFVGTPDPGANPARKPFLDAFERLAPLTRVCGDYAPVFTRSRLALNQSAAGELNFRVFEAMCCGVAVLTEDIGNGLGELFTPGEDLLVYPRGDAPAAAGIALAALAGDKLEEIARSGREKALRRHTVEARAKTILAWAARLAAQGAPARRLRDIAAVRARMANAYAILALDEQLPLTPEHRRFYLELAAAVRGG
- a CDS encoding DVU_1551 family NTP transferase, giving the protein MDHTIANDPAPAGGGRPGRVAALVLAAGFSTRMDGFKPLLPLGGVSVLRRCAGLFFHAGVERIMVVAGHRADDVLAEATRFGIEGVRNPYPDRGMFSSVQAGVAALPEDTEAFFLLPVDIPLVRVSTVKTLLSRWRSDGPGVLLPSFNGKRGHPPLISMGHAQRILNWQKGGGLRALLNGLPGVDVPVPDSNILTDMDTGEDYRAAQIRLRRSGIATPEETRALLDILDMNERGRAHGEAVAKVALCFAKALNAAGRALDLESVRTAGLLHDVAKGKPDHEREGGVLLRGYGFSDTAAIVAAHRDVSLPEGELLGEREVVYLADKFVRGASLIPLEARFQEKLDLHAGDEAATAAITRRLNNARRVLAALEAEAGRSVDKILAGCGVWA
- a CDS encoding response regulator transcription factor — protein: MTPGMRVFLVDDHPAVRQGLALLLGQERHTVCGEAGGKAEFLERVGASGAQIALVDLSLGEESGLALLEELRRRGIPALIYSMHEDAETIERAFAAGAGGYVTKREVSSVLLDALAEVAAGGRYVSPRAGRSLVERGAPGGAGQDAGALSEREGQILGLLGRGESAADIAAALSISARTVESYCARIMDKLGLSGMKALKKHAIQRMK